Proteins encoded together in one Plutella xylostella chromosome 17, ilPluXylo3.1, whole genome shotgun sequence window:
- the LOC119691389 gene encoding uncharacterized protein LOC119691389, protein MFLREHGIEHQTTVPYSPQQNGVAERANRTIMEAARCMLQDAGMDKRLWAEAVNTAIYIKNKSPSRAVKGTTPEEKWTDATWTPGMATDATSSDYEDVEESAAIVRSATEMCQSDEPLTIQDALSSPEKEHWKKAIADEYESFEKNKAWNLTLLPEGKKAVKCKWVFKKKLGPNGELKRYKARLVAKGFTQRYGIDYKETYSPVVIYSTIRTLLALAVNLNMHVDHMDVKTAFLNGDLAETVFMEQLDGYKVEGKEDKDTPEKEKLKEELMRTFEMRDLGRANHILGMNLRQEENKITLDQKNYIMKVLEQFNMSDCKPVGTPLEIGMKFEKGEKNDIDSNYRSLMGCIMYIADMLMLTGRQIN, encoded by the exons ATGTTTCTGAGAGAGCATGGCATCGAGCACCAGACCACAGTGCCATACTCCCCGCAGCAAAATGGTGTCGCGGAGAGAGCAAATCGTACAATTATGGAAGCAGCTCGGTGCATGCTGCAAGACGCTGGAATGGACAAAAGGCTCTGGGCGGAGGCTGTGAACACAGCAATCTACATTAAAAACAAGTCGCCTAGCAGGGCAGTGAAAGGCACCACGCCCGAGGAGAAATGGACAG ATGCGACGTGGACCCCTGGTATGGCTACAGATGCGACATCAAGTGATTATGAAGATGTAGAGGAATCTGCTGCCATAGTGCGGAGTGCAACAGAGATGTGCCAATCTGATGAACCGTTAACAATACAGGATGCACTATCCAGTCCTGAAAAAGAACACTGGAAGAAGGCAATAGCAGATGAGTATGAATCCTTTGAGAAAAATAAAGCTTGGAATCTAACATTACTACCTGAAGGAAAGAAAGCTGTCAAGTGCAAATGGGTCTTTAAGAAAAAGCTGGGACCGAATGGTGAGTTAAAACGCTATAAAGCCCGACTTGTTGCTAAAGGATTTACTCAGAGATATGGAATAGATTACAAGGAAACCTACTCACCTGTGGTAATATACTCTACCATACGTACCTTACTTGCTCTAGCTGTCAATCTGAATATGCATGTGGACCATATGGATGTGAAAACAGCATTTTTAAATGGTGATCTTGCAGAAACTGTTTTCATGGAGCAGCTAGATGGGTACAAAGTGGAAGGCAAAGAAGA CAAGGATACTcctgaaaaagaaaaactaaagGAAGAACTGATGAGGACATTTGAAATGAGAGATCTTGGTCGAGCTAATCATATATTGGGAATGAACTTGAGACAGGAAGAAAATAAGATTACTCTTGATcagaaaaattacataatgAAAGTATTGGAGCAATTTAATATGTCAGACTGTAAGCCTGTTGGCACACCATTAGAAATTGGCATGAAATTTGAAAAAGGAGAGAAGAATGATATTGATTCAAATTATAGAAGTCTTATGGGATGCATCATGTACATAGCA GATATGTTGATGCTGACTGGGCGTCAAATCAATTAG